A single Saccopteryx bilineata isolate mSacBil1 chromosome 9, mSacBil1_pri_phased_curated, whole genome shotgun sequence DNA region contains:
- the GGN gene encoding gametogenetin, translating to MGNVQSEPSAGGGSQKEPASDCSPDSRQTSPAESKVTPSSPAVRLGRGLGVWFPSSAAAPEPQASPSPLTLELPSPVTPPAEEVAAAAVSTPAPPPVGTLLPALSKWRKTTGTPVTRIRGLLEASHRGQGDPPSLCPQPPLPLPRTEEDPDPVPRSPSPTPPPLEPESLKPPPPWDLRISPVLATPSTIPTDSQAGSGGERQTDGGARGGAPPQAGEGEMAQPAASESSLSLLCKVTFKSGSSRPPAAAASSLVAKVSLGSGSGRGLFASASGAISYAEVLKQGPLVPGAARPPGEVLRGTQEAEGSNGDGEECSRRPSAPASHAQTLPSPPYTTLPGSKPKFDWVSPSNGPERHFRFNGAGRGIGTPRRRAAALSGPWGSPPPLPGQIHPAPSLRRPASTLLAPPMFIFPAPTNGEPVRSGPTGSQDLIQPPPLPTPPTPPPAPPPTPQRPASQPTPQLAELCPIPGSGNGMESALAPALPLALTAVQAPAPAPAPDPAPAPPLNPHPTKTEPSLPAPPPIKTRTRRNRGPRAARGVTREEGVPGEGPREPPATTVTDSGGRGGGGGGAPPAGTTNTGVRRRWPPFQVLNSCPCKCYCRHQARCRRLPRNVSAWLSTPTNHLSEPSWVATIKLAGSLVAGLEHFDSQATHSN from the exons CGTCTGCGGGCGGGGGCTCCCAAAAAGAGCCGGCCTCGGACTGCTCCCCCGACTCCCGCCAGACATCCCCGGCGGAGTCCAAGGTGACGCCCTCCTCCCCTGCCGTTCGCCTGGGTCGCGGGCTGGGCGTCTGGTTCCCCAGCAGCGCCGCGGCCCCGGAACCCCAGGCCTCACCCTCGCCCCTGACATTAGAACTGCCCTCGCCAGTGACGCCTCCTGCAGAGGAGGTGGCTGCGGCTGCTGTCTCCACACCAGCCCCGCCCCCCGTGGGTACCTTGCTGCCCGCGCTGTCTAAGTGGCGAAAAACCACGGGGACTCCGGTGACCCGGATCCGCGGTCTTCTGGAGGCAAGCCATCGCGGCCAGGGCGACCCTCCGAGCCTCTGTCCGCAGCCGCCGCTGCCCCTACCACGCACTGAAGAGGACCCCGACCCTGTCCCGAGGTCCCCATCCCCGACTCCGCCACCCTTGGAGCCGGAGTCGCTAAAGCCACCGCCGCCCTGGGACCTCAGAATCAGTCCCGTTCTGGCCACACCCTCCACAATCCCCACAGACAGCCAGGCCGGGAGCGGCGGCGAGCGCCAGACGGACGGCGGGGCCCGTGGAGGGGCGCCTCCCCAAGCAGGCGAGGGCGAAATGGCCCAGCCTGCGGCCTCCGAGTCCAGCCTGAGTCTGCTGTGCAAAGTCACCTTCAAGTCGGGCTCCTCTCGACCCCCTGCGGCGGCGGCGAGTTCCTTAGTTGCCAAAGTCTCCCTGGGGAGTGGCAGCGGCAGAGGACTCTTCGCCTCCGCCTCGGGTGCCATCTCTTACGCCGAGGTCCTGAAACAAGGGCCTCTGGTTCCTGGGGCCGCTCGTCCCCCGGGAGAGGTCCTTCGGGGGAcccaggaagcagagggcagTAATGGAGACGGTGAGGAGTGTTCTAGACGCCCCTCAGCGCCTGCGTCCCATGCCCAGACCCTTCCATCGCCACCCTACACCACCTTACCAGGCTCGAAGCCCAAATTTGACTGGGTGAGCCCTTCTAATGGCCCTGAACGCCACTTTCGCTTCAACGGAGCTGGCAGAGGCATCGGAACCCCCAGACGGCGTGCAGCCGCACTCTCAGGTCCCTGGGGCTCCCCGCCGCCTCTGCCGGGGCAGATACACCCAGCTCCCAGCCTCCGGAGGCCTGCATCCACCCTCCTGGCGCCGCCTATGTTCATCTTCCCGGCGCCCACCAATGGTGAGCCTGTGCGCTCCGGGCCTACAGGCTCACAGGATTTAATACAACCACCGCCCCTGCCCACACCACCCACGCCGCCGCCGGCTCCGCCGCCCACACCACAGCGGCCAGCGTCCCAGCCAACGCCGCAGCTCGCGGAGCTTTGTCCCATCCCAGGCTCTGGCAATGGGATGGAGTCCGCCCTGGCTCCCGCCCTTCCCCTCGCTTTAACTGCTGTCcaggccccggccccggccccggccccggacccggccccagccccacccctgaaTCCCCATCCCACTAAGACCGAGCCATCATTGCCGGCACCCCCGCCTATCAAAACCCGCACGCGCAGAAACAGGGGTCCTCGAGCTGCACGGGGCGTGACCCGTGAAGAGGGCGTGCCTGGAGAGGGTCCTCGCGAACCGCCTGCAACTACTGTGACTGACAGCGGCGGtagagggggtggtggtggcggAGCACCTCCAGCAGGGACGACTAACACTGGTGTCCGGCGCCGCTGGCCGCCCTTCCAGGTGCTTAACTCTTGTCCTTGCAAGTGTTACTGCCGCCACCAGGCGCGCTGTCGCCGCCTGCCACGCAACGTGTCTGCCTG GCTAAGTACACCCACCAACCACCTGAGTGAGCCGTCCTGGGTTGCCACCATCAAGTTGGCTGGCTCTCTGGTAGCCGGGCTGGAGCACTTTGACTCGCAGGCCACCCATTCCAACTGA